The following are encoded in a window of Flavobacteriales bacterium genomic DNA:
- a CDS encoding FAD-dependent monooxygenase: MKHITIVGGGLVGSLLTVFLAKRGHKINVYERRPDPRKTNVYAGRSINLVVSHRGWTALKAAGVHEAVERIVVPVHARMTHDRDGKLTRLPYSIDERPIHSVSRGELNKVMLSEAERLPNVKLHFGQRCAEVDLDKATCVFESDAGERTEVKADVVFGADGAPSAVRQAMMRGRFNFSQSFIEHDYKEIAFPSHADGSPQMDPHCLHIWPRRRFMMMGLANQDGGFTGTLFMPHEGEFSFDTIKDEQDLMRFFEAHFKDAINMLPDLAEQYFRNPQSNLAIIRCGPWTHKEKVALIGDAAHAIVPFYGEGMNAGYEDCKVLNDLLNTHGDDNWATVLDDYNKARKPNGDAIADLSLRNFVEMRDLVADPRFILRKKIEGRLQQRHPDKWLPLYSQVKFSDIAYIDAWNEGLRHDRIMEQVLAMPGIEEKWESEEVERKVLGLLGAV, from the coding sequence ATGAAACACATCACCATCGTCGGCGGCGGTCTCGTCGGAAGCCTGTTGACCGTTTTCCTGGCCAAGCGCGGCCACAAGATCAACGTGTACGAGCGCAGGCCCGACCCGCGCAAGACCAACGTCTATGCCGGGCGCAGCATCAATCTGGTGGTGAGCCACCGTGGCTGGACGGCTCTGAAAGCGGCGGGTGTCCATGAAGCCGTAGAGCGCATCGTGGTGCCCGTGCATGCCCGGATGACGCATGACCGCGACGGCAAGCTCACCCGCCTGCCGTACAGCATCGACGAGCGTCCCATCCACAGCGTTTCGCGTGGTGAACTGAACAAGGTGATGCTCTCTGAAGCGGAGAGACTCCCCAATGTGAAGCTGCATTTCGGCCAGCGCTGTGCCGAGGTGGACCTGGACAAGGCCACCTGCGTGTTCGAGAGCGATGCGGGCGAGCGCACCGAGGTGAAGGCCGACGTGGTCTTCGGCGCCGATGGCGCGCCCAGCGCGGTGCGCCAGGCCATGATGCGCGGCCGCTTCAACTTCAGCCAGAGCTTCATCGAGCACGACTACAAGGAGATCGCCTTCCCCAGCCATGCGGACGGCAGCCCGCAGATGGACCCGCACTGCCTGCACATCTGGCCGCGCCGGCGGTTCATGATGATGGGCCTGGCCAACCAGGACGGCGGTTTCACCGGGACGCTCTTCATGCCGCATGAGGGCGAGTTCTCATTCGATACCATCAAGGACGAGCAGGACCTGATGCGCTTCTTCGAGGCCCACTTCAAGGACGCCATTAACATGCTGCCCGATCTGGCCGAGCAGTACTTCCGCAATCCGCAGAGCAACCTCGCCATCATCCGCTGCGGTCCTTGGACGCACAAGGAAAAGGTGGCGCTGATCGGCGACGCGGCCCATGCCATCGTGCCCTTCTATGGCGAAGGCATGAACGCTGGCTACGAGGACTGCAAGGTGCTGAACGACCTGCTCAACACCCACGGCGATGACAATTGGGCCACCGTGCTCGACGACTACAACAAGGCCCGCAAACCCAACGGCGATGCCATCGCCGACCTGTCGTTACGAAACTTCGTGGAGATGCGCGACCTGGTGGCCGACCCGCGCTTCATCCTGCGCAAAAAGATCGAGGGCCGCCTGCAGCAACGCCATCCGGACAAGTGGCTGCCGCTATACAGCCAGGTGAAGTTCAGCGACATCGCCTATATCGATGCCTGGAACGAGGGCCTGCGCCACGACCGTATCATGGAGCAGGTGCTGGCCATGCCGGGGATCGAGGAGAAGTGGGAGAGCGAGGAGGTGGAGAGGAAGGTGCTGGGGTTGTTGGGTGCTGTCTGA
- a CDS encoding MBL fold metallo-hydrolase, whose product MPNASSLTFNPFQENTWIVHHGGEAILVDPGCWNRSEEHALEEFLQRNAITPVRLVLTHAHIDHVLGNAWVHKRFGLRPWMHRADLALLEAAPRQGQLYGVPCEPSPEPEGFLEEGDLVAVGGLTLEVLHVPGHAPGHIALHCPEEKFIIGGDVLFQGSIGRYDLPGGDLDTLLSSIRDKFLTLPDDTVVHCGHGPDTTIGRERRSNPFLR is encoded by the coding sequence ATGCCGAACGCGTCCTCGCTCACCTTCAATCCTTTCCAGGAGAACACGTGGATCGTGCACCACGGCGGCGAGGCCATCCTGGTGGATCCGGGCTGCTGGAACCGTAGCGAGGAGCATGCGCTGGAGGAATTCCTCCAGCGGAACGCGATCACCCCCGTGCGTCTTGTGCTCACCCATGCGCACATCGACCATGTCCTGGGCAATGCTTGGGTGCACAAGCGCTTCGGCCTGCGCCCCTGGATGCACCGCGCCGACCTGGCCCTGCTGGAAGCCGCACCGCGCCAAGGCCAGCTCTACGGCGTGCCGTGCGAACCCTCGCCCGAACCGGAGGGCTTCCTGGAAGAAGGTGATCTGGTCGCCGTCGGAGGGCTGACGCTTGAAGTGCTGCACGTGCCCGGGCATGCTCCGGGCCACATCGCCCTCCACTGTCCAGAGGAGAAATTCATCATCGGCGGCGACGTGCTCTTCCAGGGCAGCATCGGCCGCTACGATCTGCCCGGCGGCGACCTGGATACGCTGCTCAGCAGCATCCGAGACAAATTTCTGACGCTGCCGGACGATACCGTGGTGCATTGCGGCCACGGGCCGGACACCACCATCGGCCGCGAGCGCCGCAGCAACCCCTTCCTGCGCTGA
- the kynU gene encoding kynureninase, with protein MSTFENTLAFARSRDAADPLRAFRQEFHFPQHEGRDVLYFTGNSLGLQPKSAAEALKQELGDWARHGVEGHFHAKHPWYSYHEELTPMLARLVGALPEEVVAMNQLTSNLHFLMVSFYRPSGKRRMILTETRPFPSDTYAFASQIAYHGGDPEKDLVEVQPRAGEHTLRTEDIVARINELGDELALVCFGGVNFYTGQAFDMAAITQAVHHVGAVAGFDLAHAAGNLHLKLHDWNVDFACWCSYKYLNSGPGSVAGAFVHQRHLGKGLPLFAGWWGHDKAERFKMERTFKPMPTAEAWQVSNASVFGMAVHRVALEQFDRAGIANLRAKSEQLTMYLEFVITEVAQATNTKLEIITPSDPTQRGAQLSILAHGHGRNLFDGLTRCGVAADWREPNVIRVAPVPMYNSFEDVWRFGQMLRTCIVRN; from the coding sequence ATGAGCACCTTCGAGAACACCCTCGCTTTCGCACGGTCCCGCGACGCCGCCGATCCCCTGCGGGCATTCCGCCAGGAGTTCCACTTCCCACAGCATGAGGGGCGTGACGTCCTCTACTTCACCGGCAACTCGTTGGGCCTGCAGCCGAAGTCCGCTGCCGAAGCGCTGAAGCAGGAGCTGGGCGACTGGGCACGCCATGGGGTGGAGGGGCATTTCCACGCGAAGCACCCATGGTACAGCTACCACGAGGAACTTACGCCCATGCTGGCCCGGCTGGTGGGTGCGCTGCCTGAAGAGGTGGTGGCCATGAACCAGCTTACCAGCAACCTGCACTTCCTGATGGTGTCGTTCTACAGACCATCAGGGAAGCGGAGGATGATCCTCACCGAAACGCGGCCCTTCCCCAGCGACACTTACGCCTTCGCTTCGCAGATCGCCTACCACGGCGGTGATCCGGAAAAGGATCTGGTCGAAGTACAACCCCGCGCTGGCGAACACACCCTGCGCACCGAGGACATCGTTGCGCGGATCAACGAACTGGGTGATGAGCTCGCGCTGGTCTGCTTCGGCGGTGTCAACTTCTACACGGGCCAGGCCTTCGACATGGCCGCCATCACCCAGGCCGTGCACCATGTGGGTGCGGTTGCGGGCTTCGACCTGGCGCATGCGGCCGGCAACCTGCACCTGAAACTCCATGACTGGAATGTGGACTTCGCCTGCTGGTGCAGCTACAAGTACCTCAACAGCGGACCCGGCAGTGTGGCCGGCGCATTCGTTCACCAGCGGCATCTGGGCAAAGGCCTGCCGCTTTTCGCCGGCTGGTGGGGCCATGACAAGGCTGAGCGGTTCAAGATGGAGCGCACCTTCAAGCCCATGCCCACGGCCGAAGCCTGGCAGGTGAGCAACGCGTCGGTGTTCGGCATGGCCGTGCACCGCGTGGCCCTGGAGCAGTTCGATCGCGCCGGTATCGCGAACCTGCGCGCCAAGAGCGAGCAACTCACCATGTACCTCGAGTTCGTCATCACCGAAGTGGCGCAGGCGACCAACACCAAGCTGGAGATCATCACCCCCAGCGATCCCACCCAGCGCGGCGCCCAGCTCAGCATCCTCGCGCATGGCCATGGAAGGAACCTCTTCGACGGACTCACGCGCTGCGGCGTTGCTGCAGATTGGCGGGAACCCAACGTGATCCGCGTGGCCCCTGTGCCGATGTACAACAGCTTCGAGGATGTGTGGCGGTTCGGCCAGATGCTGCGAACATGTATTGTCCGCAACTGA
- the gcvP gene encoding aminomethyl-transferring glycine dehydrogenase, whose protein sequence is MDPVTYAERHIGPGHQETTEMLRAIGVSSLDELIDRTVPKGIRSQGALALGPALTELEFLEHMRDLGLGNARFRSYIGLGYNGTIIPQPILRNILENPGWYTAYTPYQAEISQGRLEALLNFQTMCSDLTGLPIANASLLDESTAIAEAMHMLYGARPKELANANKFFADKGLYPQNIDVLRTRCAPIGVELVVGDVKDLDPADGYFGLALQYPAMDGSVNDHRDVVAKAKAAGVRTAVCADLLSLVLLAPPGEWGADVCVGNSQRFGVPMGYGGPHAAFFCTTEEFKRLIPGRIIGVSQDRRGRRGLRMALQTREQHIRRDKATSNICTAQALLAVMAGMYAVYHGPEGLKRIARITHAHTRTVAEAAKAMGYTLANGFFFDTITLAGVKDVKKVREAAEKQGINFRYSGGDVGITLDETVGPRDVEDVIAVLAEAVGSKAPAVSSNGADMSVPLDLRRRSAFLMHPVFNTHHSETELMRYMKRLENKDFSLVHGMIPLGSCTMKLNAAATLWAITRPEWAYIHPFVPVEQVEGYQQVFRELSDALAKATGFTAVSLQPNSGAQGEYAGLLVIRAYHEARGDHKRDIALIPSSAHGTNPASAVMAGMKVVVVKADAEGHVDVADLKTKAEQYKDTLSCLMVTYPSTHGVYEEAIKEITGTIHANGGLVYMDGANMNAQVGLTSPGEIGADVCHLNLHKTFAIPHGGGGPGMGPICVNDKLKPFLPGHPLVKTGGEQAIPAVSSAPWGSALILLISYGYIKMLGGEGLTDATRYAILNANYLKAKLEKHFPILYVGSEGMVAHEMILDCRDFKRSAGVEVEDIAKRLMDYGFHAPTVSFPVAGTLMVEPTESENKAELDRFIEAMVGIRQEIAAIESGQADRTDNLLKNAPHTNEEVCGDTWNHAYGREQAAFPAHINREWKYWPTVSRVDNAYGDRNLVCTCPPVEEYATETA, encoded by the coding sequence ATGGATCCCGTCACCTACGCCGAACGCCACATCGGCCCCGGCCACCAGGAAACCACCGAGATGCTGCGCGCCATCGGGGTTTCTTCCTTGGATGAACTTATCGACCGTACGGTGCCGAAGGGCATCCGTTCCCAGGGAGCGCTGGCACTCGGACCTGCATTGACGGAGTTGGAGTTCCTGGAGCACATGCGCGATCTGGGCCTGGGCAACGCGCGCTTCCGCAGCTACATCGGCCTGGGCTACAACGGCACCATCATTCCGCAACCGATCCTGCGCAACATCCTGGAGAACCCCGGGTGGTACACGGCCTACACGCCCTATCAGGCGGAGATCTCCCAGGGCCGGCTGGAGGCGTTGCTCAACTTCCAGACGATGTGCAGCGACCTCACCGGCCTGCCCATCGCCAACGCCTCGCTGCTGGACGAGAGTACGGCCATCGCCGAGGCGATGCACATGCTGTATGGCGCGCGGCCCAAGGAACTGGCCAACGCGAACAAATTCTTCGCCGACAAGGGCCTCTACCCGCAGAACATCGATGTGCTGCGCACGCGCTGCGCACCGATCGGCGTGGAACTCGTGGTGGGCGATGTGAAGGACCTCGATCCCGCTGACGGCTATTTCGGCCTGGCATTGCAATACCCGGCCATGGATGGCAGCGTGAACGACCACCGCGATGTGGTGGCCAAAGCGAAGGCCGCCGGTGTTCGCACGGCCGTCTGCGCCGATCTTCTGTCGCTCGTGCTCCTGGCCCCACCGGGCGAATGGGGCGCCGATGTTTGCGTGGGCAACAGCCAGCGTTTCGGCGTGCCCATGGGCTACGGCGGTCCGCACGCGGCCTTCTTCTGCACCACCGAGGAGTTCAAACGGCTCATCCCCGGCCGTATCATCGGCGTGAGCCAGGACCGGCGCGGCCGGCGTGGACTTCGCATGGCGCTGCAGACACGTGAGCAGCACATCCGCCGCGACAAGGCCACCAGCAACATCTGCACGGCGCAGGCCCTGCTGGCGGTGATGGCAGGCATGTACGCCGTGTACCATGGCCCGGAGGGCTTGAAGCGCATCGCGCGCATCACGCACGCCCACACCCGCACCGTGGCCGAGGCCGCCAAGGCGATGGGCTACACCCTGGCGAACGGTTTCTTCTTCGATACGATCACACTCGCCGGGGTGAAGGACGTGAAGAAGGTGAGGGAGGCGGCCGAGAAACAGGGGATCAACTTCCGTTACAGTGGTGGCGATGTGGGCATCACGCTCGATGAGACCGTTGGCCCCCGCGACGTGGAAGATGTGATCGCCGTACTTGCGGAAGCCGTTGGATCGAAGGCGCCCGCCGTCTCCAGCAACGGCGCCGACATGAGCGTGCCCTTGGATCTCCGACGCAGGAGCGCCTTCCTCATGCATCCGGTCTTCAACACGCACCACTCCGAGACGGAGCTGATGCGTTACATGAAACGCTTGGAGAACAAGGATTTCTCACTCGTCCACGGCATGATCCCACTCGGATCATGCACCATGAAGCTGAACGCCGCCGCCACCCTCTGGGCCATCACGCGGCCGGAATGGGCCTACATCCACCCCTTCGTACCGGTGGAGCAGGTCGAAGGCTACCAGCAGGTGTTCCGCGAATTGAGCGACGCGCTCGCCAAGGCCACCGGCTTCACGGCGGTATCGCTCCAGCCCAACAGCGGTGCGCAAGGGGAGTACGCCGGCCTGCTGGTGATCCGTGCCTACCATGAAGCGCGCGGCGACCACAAGCGCGACATCGCTCTCATCCCCAGCAGTGCCCACGGCACCAACCCGGCCAGCGCCGTGATGGCGGGCATGAAGGTGGTGGTGGTGAAGGCCGATGCCGAAGGGCATGTGGACGTGGCCGACCTGAAGACCAAGGCGGAGCAATACAAGGACACCCTGAGCTGCCTGATGGTGACCTACCCCAGCACGCACGGCGTGTACGAGGAGGCCATCAAGGAGATCACGGGCACCATCCATGCGAACGGTGGCCTGGTTTACATGGACGGCGCCAACATGAACGCCCAGGTGGGCCTTACCAGCCCGGGCGAGATCGGCGCCGATGTGTGCCACCTGAACCTGCACAAGACCTTCGCCATTCCGCACGGCGGCGGCGGCCCCGGCATGGGCCCCATCTGCGTGAACGACAAGCTGAAGCCTTTCCTGCCCGGCCACCCGCTGGTGAAGACCGGTGGGGAGCAGGCCATTCCCGCGGTGAGCAGCGCCCCCTGGGGCAGTGCCCTCATCCTCCTCATCAGCTACGGCTACATCAAGATGCTCGGCGGAGAAGGCCTGACCGACGCCACACGCTACGCGATCCTCAATGCCAACTATCTGAAGGCCAAACTGGAAAAGCACTTCCCCATCCTCTACGTGGGCAGTGAGGGCATGGTGGCGCACGAGATGATCCTGGACTGCCGTGACTTCAAGCGCTCGGCCGGTGTGGAGGTGGAGGACATCGCGAAGCGCCTGATGGACTACGGCTTCCACGCGCCCACGGTGAGCTTTCCCGTAGCGGGCACCTTGATGGTGGAACCCACCGAGAGCGAGAACAAGGCCGAGCTGGACCGCTTCATCGAGGCCATGGTCGGCATCCGCCAGGAGATCGCCGCGATCGAGAGCGGCCAGGCCGACAGGACCGACAACTTGCTGAAGAACGCCCCGCACACCAACGAGGAGGTCTGTGGCGACACCTGGAACCACGCCTACGGCCGCGAGCAGGCCGCCTTCCCCGCGCACATCAATCGCGAGTGGAAGTACTGGCCCACGGTGAGCCGTGTGGACAACGCCTATGGCGATCGCAACCTGGTATGCACCTGCCCGCCCGTGGAGGAATACGCCACGGAGACCGCGTGA